The bacterium DNA window AAGAAGTGAGTAGGATGCTTATAGGTTTAATCAAATCAATTAAGAGTAAAATAGTATGAAGTATTTTCCCCTCTTCCTACTTCCTACTTTCCTACTTCCTACTTGCTTGGTATGCTGAATAGTTACCACTTTTGATATATACCCTGAACGGTTACTTACTTACAAATACATAACATACCCAACCAATCGTTCCATCTGGTAGCAAAACCTTATAATACCATTTCGAATCATCTATTAACATAAGTTTTGTTCCTTTATGGACGGTGGTTATCCTATCATAAGTAGCACCGGGACCTGACCAGATATCTACCTCATCCATCAGCACGATAACCTGTTTCTTTGGAATAACAGGTTCTGGAGGTATTTCTCCTGGTAGTTTGAGTTCAGGTAATAACTCAGGTGGTTTTATAGGCACAATCTCTTTTGGTTTTTCAGGAATAATCTCTTTGGGTTTAACTTCAGGTTTTATCTCAGGAACAACCTCTGGTATAGGAGCAGGTTTGACCTCTTTTACCTCTGGTTTTTCTTCAGGAATAACTACTGGTGCTGGAACTGGTGGAGTTATCGCTTCTTCTGGTATCGCCATCGGGATTAGCTTCATTACAAATGCAATACAGTGTGTATCTCCTAAATCTCCATAAGGCACATAGGCATAGTCTAAGAAATATGTATTACCCAATCCTAACCCAAATCCACCGGTAAGGCCAACAGGTGCACTTTTATATAAATCTAATTTCTGGTCTTTGGTAAACCATCTATATCCCATTCGTAAGGCAAGGATATTACCAATTTTTGACTCGACGCCAAGACAAATTAATGGGTCATTATCAATTGCCTTATTAACATCCAGGGCTAATGTCAAACC harbors:
- a CDS encoding PorV/PorQ family protein — encoded protein: MMKRFKLLILCICIIQSTLVYGETKKPGATAANFLKLAIGARPAAMGEAFCSIADDINAAYWNPAGLARVKEFQLTAIHKNWFEGINGGYLGYLQPMDKGALGVSIIYLDEGKIQEIKKDKTVVGTFKAEDAGVAVSFAQALKENLLLGANLKYIHQKIADVSAMGLAGDIGLIYKPTKFLNWGFVVQNIGTKIKFVNDGFPLPLNFKTGLSYQNKGLTLALDVNKAIDNDPLICLGVESKIGNILALRMGYRWFTKDQKLDLYKSAPVGLTGGFGLGLGNTYFLDYAYVPYGDLGDTHCIAFVMKLIPMAIPEEAITPPVPAPVVIPEEKPEVKEVKPAPIPEVVPEIKPEVKPKEIIPEKPKEIVPIKPPELLPELKLPGEIPPEPVIPKKQVIVLMDEVDIWSGPGATYDRITTVHKGTKLMLIDDSKWYYKVLLPDGTIGWVCYVFVSK